Proteins from a single region of Primulina tabacum isolate GXHZ01 chromosome 5, ASM2559414v2, whole genome shotgun sequence:
- the LOC142544386 gene encoding uncharacterized protein LOC142544386 translates to MVKEFVPYTLDRWNDLNEEMKNKMWRCLQEKSEKFKAMREKQRHNHTMSKRGYARLAHIMEQTSSVDIPITRTKVWVEGHKKKNGQPSGEAVGEKMKEIEECAPESQNTTNIAEDAISLVFGKEIRGRVRGMGFGITPSKVGASLQQNGTIKQLQSMMHSFQQEVQQMRSIVFQNMRQQNEQEHVGSGGSIGIGNDIGSSCDINRPKKSGNADNVNQHQAASRVTILKNVSHGDISENTKCKLLHWCGDGVVAEGRIASTDSTVKVHHVNLGGSCWKVWVDRVLVEQVTI, encoded by the exons ATGGTAAAAGAATTTGTGCCATATACATTAGATCGATGGAATGACTTAAACGAGGAAATGAAGAATAAGATGTGGCGTTGTCTTCAG GAAAAGAGTGAAAAATTTAAGGCAATGAGGGAAAAGCAAAGACACAACCACACAATGAGCAAGAGAGGTTATGCTCGTTTAGCTCACATTAtg GAGCAAACAAGTTCTGTTGATATACCAATTACAAGAACAAAAGTATGGGTGGAAGGCCATAAGAAGAAAAATGGACAACCTAGTGGTGAAGCTGTTGGAGAAAAAATG AAAGAAATAGAAGAATGTGCACCTGAATCTCAAAACACTACTAACATTGCTGAGGATGCAATTAGCCTTGTATTTGGGAAGGAAATTCGAGGTAGAGTGCGAGGAATGGGCTTTGGAATTACACCTTCAAAAGTTGGAGCATCTTTGCAACAAAATGGAACTATTAAACAACTTCAAAGTATGATGCACAGCTTTCAACAAGAAGTGCAACAAATGAGGTCCATTGTTTTCCAAAATATGAGGCAACAAAATGAGCAAGAACAT GTTGGTAGTGGTGGCAGTATTGGGATTGGGAATGATATTGGTAGCAGTTGTGATATCAATCGTCCCAAAAAAAGTGGTAATGCTGATAATGTGAACCAACATCAAGCTGCATCTCGGGTAACTATCTTAAAA AATGTGAGTCATGGAGATATCTCTGAAAATACTAAATGTAAGTTGCTTCATTGGTGTGGTGATGGAGTTGTTGCTGAAGGTCGAATTGCATCCACAGATTCAACGGTAAAAGTGCATCACGTTAATCTTGGTGGATCTTGTTGGAAAGTTTGGGTTGATAGAGTTCTTGTGGAGCAG GTCACGATCTAA